The DNA window CTTTTTCAAAAGCAAGATGCCACAATTCTGGGGTAAGCAATTCATTGCGGTAGATGGCCTGGTCCCATTTATACAGATCGGCAGCGGTCGAAAAAACGCCCTTGTCGCCCATCACCCCGTCGTGACTAACATCGGGAATGAAGGCATAGCGGCCACGAGCGGGCCGGAATCCAAAAGCACGCTGTTCGGGCTGGTGATCCTGATGCACGTCGTATACAAAGGTGTTGAGCATCCCCAGGGGTTGAAAAATGCGCGCTTGCAAAAAGTCGGGAAACCTTTGCCCGGAAACCCTTTCCACCAGTAAACCCAGCACCGCAAAGCCAGTATTGGAATACGCCCAGCGGGTGCCGGGCACAAAATCCAGGGGCCTTTTGTGCTTAATGAAGGTAGCCAGCATATCCTCATTGCTGGGCATGCGGCTCTGCGTCCAGTAGCGCTCCATCACCCACATGTAATTCTGGAGGCCAGAGGTGTGGTTCAGCAAGTGACGAACGGTAATGTCCGGATAGGGGAATTCGGGAATGTAATTTAATACCAGGCTATCGATGTTCAGCTTGCCCTCCTGATGCAACAACAGGACTGCCGTTGATGTAAATGTCTTACTGATGCTGGCCAGTTGAAAAGGAGTCTCTTCGGTCAGGGCGGTGCTGTTACGGAAATCGGAAAAGCCAAAACAACGGTTATACAAAATAGTGCCGTGTCGTGCCACGAAAACCTGCCCGTTAAACCGTGTGCGCAGCATCAGGCTGGTGATCTCTTCATCAAAATAACCGAGTTCTTCTTCCGAAAACTGGTACGTTTTTTCTTCTGCGACTTCAAGGGTGCTGAGATCCGGTCCGGAAGCACGCGAGGGGAACGAATTATAGGAAAGGGCTGATAAGCCAAAGACAAGAGATAGAATGATTAAACCACGGATCATAACAACAGGATCGTTTTTCAGGCGGAGAAAAAACCGCTTCAATACATTTGAAACAATGTTTAAGTAACGATTAAACATGCCAGCCTATTATTCAAAGCGGCAAAGTTAATAAGTCTCA is part of the Bacteroides sp. genome and encodes:
- a CDS encoding serine hydrolase domain-containing protein; this encodes MIRGLIILSLVFGLSALSYNSFPSRASGPDLSTLEVAEEKTYQFSEEELGYFDEEITSLMLRTRFNGQVFVARHGTILYNRCFGFSDFRNSTALTEETPFQLASISKTFTSTAVLLLHQEGKLNIDSLVLNYIPEFPYPDITVRHLLNHTSGLQNYMWVMERYWTQSRMPSNEDMLATFIKHKRPLDFVPGTRWAYSNTGFAVLGLLVERVSGQRFPDFLQARIFQPLGMLNTFVYDVHQDHQPEQRAFGFRPARGRYAFIPDVSHDGVMGDKGVFSTAADLYKWDQAIYRNELLTPELWHLAFEKARLKNTNTVNYGMGWRLQSFRDHRIVHHPGRWNGFRTSFKRYIDDDATLIILSNTNQNIASLVDRMQEIIFSRELLMEPDLLDVIEDENEAMQSGSGG